In Deinococcus roseus, a single window of DNA contains:
- a CDS encoding phosphatase PAP2 family protein translates to MNNQVGHTFQLHWKSLTIWILGVLLPLLGVGLIAEDLMEKQIFAFEEPFMRLVHTHATPTLDALALTFSFVGSVNFIGPLSLVICLIAWKKSSRYGLYFLLATLGAAGMNILAKMVFNRTRPQFWERLVNEPAASFPSGHAMFSAALATALIAMLWHTRYRWMVFILGVGFALCVGLSRIYLGVHYPTDVLCGWAAGMAWSLACWRIFKSHHSTDPEKPTPDEASSTAQNA, encoded by the coding sequence ATGAACAATCAAGTTGGCCACACGTTTCAACTGCACTGGAAGTCCCTCACCATCTGGATCCTGGGGGTGCTGCTTCCCTTGCTGGGGGTGGGCCTGATCGCCGAAGACCTGATGGAAAAACAAATTTTTGCTTTTGAAGAGCCGTTCATGCGCCTGGTCCACACCCACGCCACGCCCACCCTGGACGCTCTGGCCCTCACCTTCTCTTTTGTGGGAAGCGTCAATTTCATTGGCCCCCTCAGTCTGGTGATCTGCCTGATCGCCTGGAAAAAAAGCAGCAGGTACGGCCTGTACTTTCTGCTGGCCACCCTGGGGGCTGCCGGGATGAACATCCTGGCCAAAATGGTGTTCAATCGCACCAGACCCCAGTTCTGGGAGCGTCTGGTGAATGAACCTGCAGCCAGTTTTCCCAGTGGGCACGCCATGTTCTCTGCAGCGCTGGCAACTGCACTCATTGCGATGCTGTGGCACACCCGGTACCGCTGGATGGTGTTCATCCTGGGGGTTGGTTTTGCGCTGTGTGTGGGACTGAGCCGGATTTACCTGGGGGTGCATTACCCCACCGACGTGCTCTGTGGCTGGGCTGCGGGCATGGCCTGGTCTCTGGCCTGCTGGCGGATTTTCAAAAGCCACCACTCCACCGATCCTGAAAAACCCACTCCCGACGAAGCATCTTCAACCGCTCAAAACGCTTAA